One window of Helicobacter sp. MIT 99-5507 genomic DNA carries:
- the typA gene encoding translational GTPase TypA: protein MQNIRNIAVIAHVDHGKTTLVDGLLTQSGTFSQREQIDERVMDSNDLEKERGITILSKNTAINYKGTKINIIDTPGHADFGGEVERVLKMVDGVLLLVDAQEGVMPQTKFVVKKALSLGIRPIVIVNKIDKPAAEPDRVVNEVFDLFVAMDANEEQLDFPIIYAAARDGYAIRNLNDEKKNLEPLFEAILEYVPAPSGNSDNPLQMQIFTLDYDNYVGKIGIARVFNGRVKKNENVMLAKSDGEKEKGRITKLIGFLGLARTEIEEAQAGDIVAIAGFNTIDVGDSIVDINNPIPLDPMHLEEPTMSVYFAVNDSPLAGLEGKHVTANKLKDRLLKEMQTNIAMKCEEMGEGKFRVSGRGELQITILAENLRREGFEFSISRPEVIIKEENGVKTEPFEHLVIDTPQDFSGTIIERLGKRKAEMKAMNPMGGGYTRLEFEIPARGLIGYRSEFLTDTKGEGVMNHSFLEFRPYSGSVESRKNGALISMENGEATGFSLFNIQERGVLFIAPQTKVYIGMVIGEHSRDNDLDVNPIKSKHLTNMRASGSDDAIKLVPPRDLTLERALEWIEDDEILEVTPQNIRIRKKLLDPNQRKRKK, encoded by the coding sequence ATGCAAAATATAAGAAATATCGCAGTAATAGCGCATGTAGATCATGGAAAAACGACATTAGTAGATGGATTGCTCACGCAATCAGGGACATTTAGCCAAAGAGAACAAATTGATGAAAGAGTAATGGATAGCAATGATTTAGAAAAAGAAAGAGGTATTACTATCCTTTCAAAAAACACTGCTATAAACTACAAAGGCACAAAAATAAATATCATTGATACTCCTGGTCACGCAGATTTTGGTGGTGAAGTAGAACGCGTGCTAAAAATGGTAGATGGGGTTTTACTTCTTGTTGATGCACAAGAGGGAGTTATGCCACAAACAAAATTTGTTGTAAAAAAAGCTCTTAGCCTTGGAATCCGCCCTATTGTAATAGTAAATAAAATTGATAAACCCGCAGCCGAACCTGATAGAGTAGTAAATGAAGTATTTGATTTATTTGTAGCAATGGATGCAAATGAAGAACAACTAGACTTTCCAATAATTTATGCTGCAGCTAGAGATGGATATGCAATAAGAAATCTAAATGATGAAAAGAAAAATCTTGAGCCATTATTTGAAGCCATACTAGAATATGTCCCTGCGCCTAGTGGAAATAGCGATAATCCACTTCAAATGCAAATTTTTACACTTGATTATGACAATTATGTTGGGAAAATTGGTATTGCTCGCGTATTTAATGGACGCGTTAAAAAGAATGAAAATGTTATGCTTGCAAAAAGTGATGGTGAAAAAGAAAAAGGAAGAATTACAAAGCTTATAGGATTCTTAGGACTTGCAAGGACAGAGATTGAAGAAGCACAAGCTGGAGATATTGTAGCTATAGCTGGATTTAATACTATTGATGTAGGAGATTCTATTGTTGATATAAATAATCCTATACCATTAGATCCTATGCACCTAGAAGAACCTACAATGAGTGTTTATTTTGCAGTAAATGATAGTCCTTTAGCTGGGTTAGAGGGCAAGCATGTAACAGCAAATAAACTAAAAGATAGGCTTTTAAAAGAAATGCAAACAAATATTGCGATGAAATGTGAAGAAATGGGTGAAGGAAAATTCCGTGTAAGCGGAAGAGGCGAGCTTCAAATCACAATTTTAGCTGAAAACTTAAGAAGAGAAGGATTTGAATTTAGCATTTCTCGTCCCGAGGTAATCATAAAAGAAGAAAATGGCGTGAAAACCGAGCCATTTGAACATTTAGTTATTGATACACCACAAGATTTTAGTGGAACAATTATTGAGCGATTAGGTAAAAGAAAAGCTGAAATGAAAGCGATGAATCCAATGGGTGGAGGATATACAAGATTGGAGTTTGAGATTCCAGCACGCGGACTTATAGGATATAGAAGTGAATTTTTGACTGATACAAAAGGTGAAGGTGTGATGAATCATAGCTTTTTAGAATTTCGTCCTTATAGCGGGAGTGTAGAATCTCGTAAAAATGGTGCATTAATATCTATGGAAAATGGTGAGGCTACTGGTTTCTCACTTTTTAACATCCAAGAGCGAGGTGTGCTTTTTATCGCACCACAAACAAAAGTATATATAGGAATGGTGATAGGAGAACATAGCCGTGATAATGACCTTGATGTGAATCCTATCAAATCAAAACATCTAACAAATATGCGTGCAAGTGGAAGTGATGATGCAATAAAGCTTGTCCCACCAAGAGATCTTACGCTAGAACGTGCATTGGAGTGGATAGAAGATGATGAAATTTTAGAGGTAACTCCACAAAATATCAGAATCCGCAAAAAACTCCTAGATCCAAATCAAAGAAAAAGAAAAAAATAA
- a CDS encoding flagellar hook-length control protein FliK: protein MIIDSANEAISSSITNTPAKKISKRNGADFAKFLYNLGKTDKQTKPKSTNQYKITQNKIADSKVIQQTKPLLQNNLAQKTALDSTNNIKAQNALLIDDNKEILNPKSKDELFKKILQNKPQNDSSFTANTKDLKDSKDLKNLNEPNIIRPKVNNQVKQISDKEIINVQAKDDLIESSLNPNIEEDTKQEPKVSNVQKELPLNTIKDDLIDSNLNPDENEKQEPKVSNAQKEIPLNTAKNNNTKEENNKTLIDNLLKDEAPKFSTLSDDKVKLSLKDTLKYGTFKAFDALSLLKPSDGKKLSDLIKKADELALNITKIQHKQETIKPNEVSTKLPLDFKNNDLKSKIETSKDDLKNPKITESSQNIKEQNIKDSNTQTTQNTQNADSKMPQAKNEINIKDMEKQDSNLIKNEELKPVNLKLNNKKEPKIELEAKQANNDKNVDSINVNNVKFEQTQKNIDLKETFNGFSRALKQEIINYKPPISKVTIELNPANLGSIEVSITHQGKNIQLQLNGNQNTMNLFIQNQSDLRTALSQIGYENITMSFSNGSQMGFSDSKGEWNFKHLDKRVDSIDDDIDNEIANLEITLVNNYA, encoded by the coding sequence ATGATTATAGATAGTGCTAATGAAGCCATTTCATCAAGTATAACAAACACTCCAGCAAAAAAAATCTCAAAAAGAAATGGGGCAGATTTTGCTAAATTTTTATATAATCTTGGAAAAACAGATAAACAAACAAAACCTAAATCAACAAATCAATATAAGATTACACAAAATAAAATAGCAGATTCTAAAGTTATACAGCAAACAAAACCGCTATTGCAAAATAATTTAGCCCAAAAAACTGCATTAGATTCTACTAATAACATAAAAGCACAAAATGCCCTTCTTATTGATGATAATAAAGAGATTTTAAATCCAAAATCAAAAGATGAATTGTTTAAAAAAATCTTACAAAACAAACCACAAAATGACAGCTCATTTACTGCCAATACTAAAGATTTAAAAGATTCAAAAGATTTAAAGAATCTAAATGAGCCTAATATCATTAGACCGAAAGTAAATAATCAAGTAAAACAAATAAGCGACAAAGAAATAATAAATGTCCAAGCAAAAGATGACTTAATAGAATCTAGTTTAAATCCTAATATAGAAGAAGATACAAAACAAGAACCTAAAGTATCTAATGTGCAAAAAGAGCTACCACTAAATACGATAAAAGATGATTTGATAGATTCTAATTTAAACCCTGATGAAAATGAAAAGCAAGAACCTAAAGTATCTAATGCGCAAAAAGAAATACCACTAAATACAGCAAAAAATAATAATACAAAAGAAGAAAATAATAAAACTTTAATAGATAATCTTTTAAAAGATGAAGCACCAAAATTTTCTACTTTAAGCGATGATAAGGTGAAATTGTCACTTAAAGATACTTTGAAATATGGAACTTTTAAGGCTTTTGATGCATTATCTTTGCTTAAACCAAGTGATGGAAAAAAATTAAGTGATTTGATAAAAAAAGCAGATGAATTAGCATTAAATATTACAAAAATACAGCATAAACAAGAGACTATAAAACCAAATGAAGTTAGCACTAAACTTCCACTTGATTTTAAAAATAATGATTTAAAATCAAAAATTGAGACTTCAAAAGATGACTTAAAAAATCCAAAAATAACAGAATCTTCGCAAAATATAAAAGAACAAAATATAAAAGATTCTAATACTCAAACCACTCAAAATACTCAAAATGCAGATTCTAAGATGCCACAAGCAAAAAATGAAATCAATATAAAAGATATGGAAAAGCAAGATTCTAATTTGATAAAAAATGAGGAGTTAAAACCTGTCAATTTAAAATTAAACAACAAAAAAGAGCCAAAGATTGAACTTGAAGCTAAACAAGCAAATAACGATAAAAATGTAGATTCTATTAATGTGAATAATGTAAAATTTGAGCAAACTCAAAAAAATATTGATTTAAAAGAAACATTTAATGGTTTTAGTCGAGCATTAAAACAAGAAATCATAAATTATAAACCACCTATATCAAAGGTTACAATAGAGCTAAATCCTGCAAATTTAGGTAGTATTGAAGTAAGTATTACTCATCAAGGTAAAAATATTCAACTTCAGCTAAATGGCAATCAAAACACTATGAATCTATTTATCCAAAACCAAAGTGATTTACGCACAGCACTAAGTCAAATAGGATATGAAAATATAACAATGAGTTTTTCAAATGGCTCACAAATGGGATTTAGTGATAGTAAAGGAGAATGGAATTTTAAACATTTGGATAAAAGAGTAGATTCTATTGATGATGATATAGATAATGAAATAGCAAATTTAGAAATTACACTTGTAAATAACTATGCATAA
- the flgD gene encoding flagellar hook assembly protein FlgD translates to MALDNIKEPIDLNEVSGYNKAQEAKPKKNTNELDNDAFMKLFLEQLKNQDPTSPMETDKIITQTAQLTQVEMQEQTKQTMIEVANAMKSTQATNEELKNFQNDMKTTLEALLASINKNAESSIDNTSSPAISSPYNSVNLIGKIAETKINGLNLEEGKNIDFELYFDENIDASRGIPKIMIFNENKELVREFDISAYNGKGGYLSFSWDSRDSLGNSLPSGAYNVIANYNHNIDGSSNIARLGRGEIQSVIFDDGKPHLRMGDLIVPLEEALEFYAKN, encoded by the coding sequence ATGGCACTAGATAATATAAAAGAACCAATAGATTTAAATGAAGTTAGCGGATACAACAAAGCCCAAGAAGCAAAACCAAAGAAAAATACAAATGAGCTTGATAATGATGCTTTTATGAAATTATTTTTAGAACAATTAAAAAATCAAGACCCAACTTCACCAATGGAGACTGATAAAATCATCACGCAAACAGCACAATTAACGCAAGTTGAAATGCAAGAGCAAACAAAACAAACAATGATTGAAGTTGCAAATGCCATGAAAAGCACACAAGCTACAAATGAAGAATTGAAAAATTTTCAAAATGATATGAAAACTACACTTGAAGCTTTACTTGCAAGTATAAATAAAAATGCAGAATCTAGCATCGATAATACTTCTTCTCCAGCTATTTCATCGCCATATAATAGCGTTAATTTGATAGGTAAAATCGCAGAAACAAAGATAAATGGGCTAAATCTAGAGGAAGGTAAAAATATCGATTTTGAGCTTTATTTTGATGAAAATATCGATGCAAGTAGAGGCATTCCAAAAATAATGATTTTCAATGAAAATAAAGAATTAGTTAGAGAATTTGATATTAGTGCTTATAATGGAAAAGGTGGATATTTAAGCTTTAGTTGGGATTCTAGGGATAGTTTAGGAAATTCTCTTCCAAGCGGGGCTTATAATGTAATAGCAAATTATAATCACAATATTGATGGTAGCTCAAATATCGCTAGACTTGGTAGAGGTGAGATACAAAGTGTGATTTTTGATGATGGTAAGCCGCATTTAAGAATGGGTGATTTGATAGTGCCACTTGAAGAAGCACTAGAATTTTATGCAAAGAACTAA
- a CDS encoding flagellar hook-basal body complex protein, protein MNSTLLNGYSGIKTHQFGIDSISNNIANINTTGYRANNPEFKSLFSNALTSTNPNSPVSSDINYGSSVASNAISNLSGNYHESDGELNVAYIGKGWFVVGNNENNNFNVEEPNSNTFFTRDGSFSRDAEGYIVNSSGHYMMGVDLGKIQNGVFVSNKEIDTELLPSGDLKPLMIPQNLHYGPTQTTKINIAINLNPNQSVLPAYEVFLDNNGEIDNEAILNQDVNSLLVDREQINAQAFNDASIKITQNNESKEYVFQYNGDGENGFKTLGELINKIKEQTGLDFDISKNASGDKNITLELKNNSFASMDVQLGGKLFDRLGMSGSKELDSLKIKDFDISKNYLIGDYAKIDGAIFQRINASGSSNPLEDGESWILVDSSAIQPYNAESSYDINSLVKNDGKVYQKISEVDSSLDDTTSWVDLGDARQIEITQYDENNEYARNSFVYFNDLVYMKIGDSSNGNPQDDMINWQPINNEKFLSSNIGVANYKTTTEIFDENGEKQLIISKFTLEDNSNDTKVWNVKTAIYDRDGKNMISDEISSKITFDKDGKVIQGDDIELRVNDRNITYSLNGSEGRESTSFSYIDSSILGETKDGVQKGELSDISIDDNGFINLAFSNGITETMGRVGIVAFVNDQGLQKKGGNLFEMSLINRDGEEGIPASGNPILGWDEAGKLRFGQILHKYLESSNVNPADAMTNLIIFQRGYAMNAKAFTTGDDLIKEAINLKR, encoded by the coding sequence ATGAATTCTACTTTATTAAATGGATATAGTGGCATTAAAACACATCAATTTGGAATAGATTCTATATCAAATAATATTGCAAATATTAATACAACAGGTTATAGAGCAAATAACCCAGAATTTAAAAGTTTATTTTCTAATGCACTAACTTCAACAAATCCAAATTCACCGGTATCTAGTGATATAAATTATGGCTCTAGTGTAGCTTCAAATGCAATATCAAATTTAAGTGGTAATTATCACGAGAGTGATGGTGAATTAAATGTAGCATATATCGGAAAAGGCTGGTTTGTAGTTGGTAATAATGAAAATAACAATTTTAATGTAGAAGAGCCAAATTCAAATACTTTTTTTACTAGAGATGGTTCATTTTCAAGAGATGCAGAAGGGTATATTGTAAATTCATCTGGTCACTATATGATGGGTGTTGATTTAGGAAAAATACAAAATGGAGTATTTGTTAGCAATAAAGAAATAGATACTGAATTATTACCTAGTGGGGATTTAAAACCACTTATGATTCCACAAAATTTACATTATGGACCAACACAAACTACAAAAATAAATATTGCTATCAATCTAAATCCAAATCAAAGCGTATTGCCAGCTTATGAAGTATTTTTAGATAACAATGGAGAAATCGATAATGAAGCTATATTAAATCAAGATGTTAATTCATTGTTAGTTGATAGAGAGCAAATAAATGCACAGGCTTTTAATGATGCAAGTATAAAAATCACACAAAATAATGAAAGTAAAGAATATGTATTTCAATACAATGGCGATGGAGAGAATGGTTTTAAAACACTAGGTGAGCTAATAAATAAAATAAAAGAGCAAACAGGATTAGATTTTGATATTAGTAAAAATGCTAGTGGGGATAAAAATATCACTTTAGAATTGAAAAATAATTCATTTGCAAGTATGGATGTCCAATTAGGTGGAAAATTATTTGATAGATTGGGAATGAGTGGCTCAAAAGAATTAGATAGTTTAAAGATTAAAGATTTTGATATTAGTAAAAATTATCTAATTGGTGATTATGCAAAAATTGATGGTGCTATATTTCAAAGAATAAATGCTTCAGGCAGTTCTAATCCGCTAGAAGATGGAGAATCTTGGATTCTAGTAGATTCTAGTGCAATCCAGCCTTATAATGCAGAATCTAGCTATGATATAAACTCATTAGTAAAAAATGATGGCAAGGTGTATCAAAAGATAAGCGAAGTTGATTCTTCTTTAGATGATACCACAAGCTGGGTAGATCTTGGTGATGCAAGGCAGATTGAAATTACACAATATGATGAAAATAATGAATATGCAAGAAATTCTTTTGTTTATTTTAATGATTTAGTATATATGAAAATCGGAGATTCTAGCAATGGGAATCCACAAGATGATATGATAAATTGGCAGCCCATAAATAATGAAAAGTTTTTAAGTAGCAATATAGGGGTTGCAAACTATAAAACTACCACAGAAATATTTGATGAAAATGGAGAAAAGCAACTAATAATTTCAAAATTTACTTTAGAAGATAATTCAAATGATACAAAAGTTTGGAATGTCAAAACTGCCATATATGATAGAGATGGAAAAAATATGATAAGCGATGAGATATCTAGCAAGATTACATTTGATAAAGATGGCAAGGTAATTCAAGGTGATGATATAGAATTAAGAGTAAATGATAGAAATATAACATATAGTTTAAATGGAAGTGAAGGCAGAGAGAGCACTAGCTTTTCTTATATAGATTCATCTATTTTAGGAGAAACAAAAGATGGGGTGCAAAAAGGTGAATTAAGCGATATTTCTATCGATGATAATGGATTTATTAATCTCGCATTTTCAAATGGTATTACAGAGACTATGGGCAGAGTTGGTATTGTTGCATTTGTAAATGATCAGGGTTTGCAAAAGAAAGGCGGGAATCTATTTGAAATGAGTCTAATAAATAGAGATGGAGAAGAAGGAATTCCTGCAAGTGGCAATCCTATACTTGGTTGGGATGAAGCAGGGAAACTGCGATTTGGACAAATATTGCATAAATATCTTGAGAGCAGCAATGTAAATCCAGCTGATGCTATGACAAACTTAATCATATTTCAAAGAGGCTATGCAATGAATGCAAAAGCTTTTACGACAGGCGATGATTTGATAAAAGAAGCAATAAATTTAAAACGTTAA
- a CDS encoding trimeric intracellular cation channel family protein, whose product MELLHLQLADFLVGIRKQFDILGVAIMSAITSFGGGIIRDAIVSRMPFVFTFYYPSITLFVVFIFCMIFRRLINDKLEQKILFIVMDAIGLVAFAISGTLLAIDMDFNLFGVVILSFIAAVGGSITRDVIINEIPLLLRSEIYGIIAIYCALILFIYSYFFDEYNIYIISFVSISAFVLRIIAYIRKWKLPMLPQHYKQDS is encoded by the coding sequence TTGGAATTATTGCATTTGCAATTAGCGGATTTTTTGGTTGGTATAAGAAAACAATTTGATATTTTAGGTGTTGCGATAATGTCAGCTATAACATCATTTGGTGGTGGAATAATACGCGATGCTATAGTATCTAGAATGCCTTTTGTTTTTACATTTTATTATCCAAGTATTACATTGTTTGTAGTTTTTATATTTTGTATGATATTTAGAAGGTTGATTAATGATAAGCTAGAACAAAAGATTCTATTTATTGTAATGGATGCAATAGGATTGGTCGCATTTGCTATTTCTGGCACATTGCTTGCAATTGATATGGATTTTAATTTATTTGGTGTTGTTATATTGTCTTTTATTGCTGCAGTTGGTGGAAGTATCACAAGAGATGTGATAATAAATGAGATTCCATTATTGCTTAGAAGTGAAATATATGGGATTATTGCTATATATTGTGCATTAATATTATTTATATATTCATATTTTTTTGATGAATACAATATCTATATAATTTCATTTGTTTCAATAAGTGCATTTGTCTTAAGAATCATTGCATATATTAGAAAATGGAAGTTACCAATGTTGCCACAACATTATAAACAAGATTCTTAA
- the ilvA gene encoding threonine ammonia-lyase produces MIELECFKAARARIKNIVVKTELSFAPRLSELSGYNIFLKKENLQKTGAYKLRGAFNRIAKLSDEQRSLGVISASAGNHAQGVAYSAKHFGIKAIIVMPEATPLLKVLATKSLGAEVILAGENYDEAYKHAKELAKSQNLEYIHPFSDDDVIIGQGTIALEMIEEESLDYVLVPVGGGGLISGISSAYKSISPNTKIIGVVAAGASAMYHSFKNKKVCNSKSVKTIADGIAVRDVNKKNLDIILEYVDDIVIVDDEEIANAVLFLLEKQKLVVEGAGAVGVAAILHNKLNIKKGKNIGIVLSGGNIDVTMLNLIIEKGLIKSYRKMQFRTILIDKPGSLQRLTDILCKVGANIIKVDYNRISTTLDYGDAIISMALETKGIEHQNEIRSKLAQAGYNIDEFY; encoded by the coding sequence ATGATAGAACTAGAGTGCTTTAAAGCTGCAAGAGCAAGGATAAAAAATATTGTTGTAAAAACAGAATTATCATTTGCACCGCGTCTTAGCGAATTAAGTGGATACAATATATTTTTAAAAAAAGAAAACTTACAAAAAACAGGGGCTTATAAGTTAAGAGGAGCATTTAATAGAATAGCAAAACTAAGCGATGAACAAAGAAGCCTTGGAGTAATTTCTGCGAGTGCTGGCAATCACGCACAAGGAGTCGCATATAGCGCTAAACATTTTGGGATTAAAGCTATTATTGTTATGCCAGAGGCAACACCACTACTAAAAGTATTAGCTACAAAATCCCTTGGTGCTGAAGTCATACTTGCAGGTGAAAATTATGATGAAGCATACAAACATGCAAAAGAATTAGCAAAATCACAAAACTTAGAATATATCCATCCATTTAGCGATGATGATGTGATAATTGGTCAAGGCACAATAGCATTAGAAATGATTGAAGAAGAAAGTCTTGATTATGTTTTAGTTCCTGTTGGCGGTGGGGGATTGATATCTGGAATCTCAAGTGCATATAAAAGCATAAGTCCAAATACTAAGATTATTGGTGTAGTTGCAGCTGGTGCATCCGCTATGTATCATTCATTTAAAAATAAAAAAGTATGCAATTCAAAAAGTGTTAAGACGATTGCAGATGGAATTGCAGTAAGAGATGTAAATAAAAAGAATCTAGATATTATTTTAGAATATGTTGATGATATCGTGATAGTAGATGATGAAGAGATTGCAAATGCAGTGTTGTTTTTGTTAGAAAAACAAAAATTAGTAGTTGAGGGTGCAGGAGCTGTTGGGGTTGCAGCAATATTACATAATAAATTGAATATAAAAAAAGGTAAAAATATAGGAATAGTGCTAAGTGGTGGAAATATCGATGTAACAATGCTAAATCTTATCATAGAAAAAGGTTTAATAAAATCATATAGAAAAATGCAATTTAGAACGATCCTTATTGATAAACCTGGAAGCCTACAGCGACTAACAGATATATTATGCAAAGTAGGGGCAAATATCATCAAGGTTGATTACAATAGAATCTCAACAACACTTGATTATGGAGATGCAATAATTAGTATGGCATTAGAAACAAAAGGGATTGAACACCAAAATGAAATTAGAAGTAAGCTAGCACAAGCTGGTTACAATATAGATGAATTTTATTGA
- a CDS encoding DMT family transporter, giving the protein MMTRTKLINIGMFYMLLGAFFFSLMNTSMKLLSDSITINENIFFRGITMVVFIILFMLIKKNKKHHKNKKGGYGRLVFRALIGSLSLYAMLYNISTISLGTSVAFAQSAPIWTALFAWIILREQPHIGVILSVIVGFIGVILISNPETSNLEIINITLGILSGIFAALAFISIKSLKGYFDDLTIMLSFGLGASILGIIGMIIFQDSFSVLGIREYAYILLVGITGTIGQYYITRAYIFAPAGIVSPIDYTRIVFSLIFGIILGDMFPDIYSIIGMCLIILSGILVAMPIIIQEIKYTLKGKK; this is encoded by the coding sequence ATGATGACTAGAACAAAACTAATAAATATCGGCATGTTTTATATGCTATTGGGGGCATTTTTCTTTTCATTGATGAATACTTCTATGAAATTACTATCAGATTCTATTACTATCAATGAAAATATATTTTTTCGTGGCATTACTATGGTTGTTTTTATAATCTTGTTTATGCTTATCAAAAAAAATAAAAAACATCATAAAAATAAAAAAGGTGGATATGGAAGATTAGTATTTAGAGCATTGATTGGCTCATTATCGCTTTATGCAATGCTTTATAATATATCTACAATATCGCTTGGAACTTCTGTGGCATTTGCACAAAGTGCGCCTATTTGGACTGCATTATTTGCGTGGATAATATTAAGAGAACAGCCTCACATAGGAGTAATTCTTAGTGTCATAGTAGGTTTTATTGGTGTTATATTAATAAGCAATCCTGAAACATCAAATCTAGAAATAATAAATATCACACTTGGAATCCTAAGTGGAATCTTTGCAGCACTTGCTTTTATAAGCATAAAATCATTAAAGGGATATTTTGATGATTTAACAATAATGCTTAGTTTTGGGCTTGGTGCTAGTATATTGGGTATCATTGGTATGATAATATTTCAAGATTCATTTAGCGTATTAGGAATAAGAGAATATGCTTATATCTTATTAGTCGGGATTACAGGCACAATTGGGCAATATTATATCACTAGAGCTTATATATTTGCTCCAGCAGGTATTGTATCGCCTATTGATTATACAAGAATTGTATTTAGTCTGATTTTTGGTATTATTTTAGGCGATATGTTTCCTGATATTTATAGCATTATTGGAATGTGTTTGATTATTTTATCTGGAATTTTGGTTGCAATGCCAATAATTATTCAAGAAATAAAATACACCTTAAAGGGAAAAAAATGA
- a CDS encoding TPM domain-containing protein translates to MIFITKRIPIYGILITLFCTYISASNFVLNPNNLLTQKSADFIQKVSQELLEKTGVNLYVYMGESLEGRDYLNFKENFIKELNKPFAAIILIKKDKKIDIISSENDLFDRKKVYWEYMVPLIPTKDSEITAEALSAIVFNGYIESVDLIADKFDTKIEHNIPKDEKGAKAVAQLILYIMLFSMLGIVAFMYIIRNKRNINNG, encoded by the coding sequence TTGATATTTATAACAAAAAGGATTCCAATATATGGAATCCTAATTACCCTATTTTGCACATATATATCTGCAAGTAATTTTGTTTTAAATCCAAACAATCTACTTACACAAAAAAGTGCGGACTTTATCCAAAAGGTTTCACAAGAACTCTTAGAAAAAACAGGAGTAAATCTATATGTATATATGGGTGAGAGTTTAGAAGGTAGAGATTATTTGAATTTTAAAGAAAATTTTATTAAAGAGCTTAATAAGCCATTTGCAGCAATTATACTGATAAAAAAAGACAAAAAGATAGATATTATAAGCTCTGAAAATGATCTATTTGATAGAAAAAAAGTCTATTGGGAATATATGGTGCCATTGATACCAACAAAAGATTCTGAAATTACAGCAGAAGCGTTATCTGCTATAGTATTTAATGGATATATAGAGAGTGTAGATTTGATAGCAGATAAATTCGATACAAAGATAGAACACAATATCCCAAAAGATGAAAAAGGTGCAAAAGCAGTAGCACAACTTATTTTATATATTATGTTATTTTCTATGCTAGGAATAGTAGCTTTTATGTATATCATTAGAAATAAAAGGAATATCAATAATGGATAA
- a CDS encoding DUF4006 family protein, producing MNGGYFSLNGLTGFIIAVVLLLAIVVVLGVCAVNVQKKEATNYYNLDATNIEMVNNSNAQHYQLKKE from the coding sequence ATGAATGGTGGATATTTTAGTCTAAATGGTTTGACAGGATTTATAATAGCAGTTGTGCTGCTTTTAGCTATTGTTGTAGTTCTTGGTGTATGTGCTGTTAATGTGCAAAAAAAAGAAGCTACAAATTATTACAATCTAGATGCAACAAATATAGAGATGGTAAATAACTCAAATGCACAACATTATCAACTAAAAAAGGAATGA